CACATACTGGCCTTCTACGCCCAGCTCGGTTGGCCACCGATCTAAAATCGCTGTGCCAGCAGAGGGTCCGCAGGTCGGTTTGTGTGTGGCGGGTCGAGCGGCTACACAAAATTCTGTCATGAGTCCGTGGACAGTAGCCGTCGCACTGCGCCGGCCACTTCCTCGGCGGTTTCGAAAATCGCGGGTCTGGCAATGCGCTTCACCGTTCCGTCCGGATACAGCAAATATGTAAGCGGCACGACCGGGGGAGCACCCAGCGCTCGTCGAACTTCACCATCCACATCAACCACCGAGGGATAATGCGCCCCGGTCTCGTTCATCAGCTTCAAGGCGTTCGACGCACAGTCTTTCACGCTGACCCCCACAACGGGAATCGCCTTCTCCCGTGTCGCGTACTCGGCCAGCGCCGGGACTTCCTTGCGACACGCCGCGCACCAGGATGCCCACACGTTCAACAGCGTGGGCTTTTCCGTCAGGGCAGCACCCAGGTCGACGCTGCGCGACTCGCCGAGGCACGGCACGGTGACACCCGCCAACGGGCCGGACCCTCGA
This genomic stretch from Actinopolyspora halophila DSM 43834 harbors:
- a CDS encoding TlpA family protein disulfide reductase, whose product is MTRFKAEIRTTVVVLVLVVVSTIALWTRDDGAVPNAADSHGEQGKSGQLESTMESEAVLEPLRRRAALLPCPERKPHARGSGPLAGVTVPCLGESRSVDLGAALTEKPTLLNVWASWCAACRKEVPALAEYATREKAIPVVGVSVKDCASNALKLMNETGAHYPSVVDVDGEVRRALGAPPVVPLTYLLYPDGTVKRIARPAIFETAEEVAGAVRRLLSTDS